A stretch of the Bombyx mori chromosome 12, ASM3026992v2 genome encodes the following:
- the LOC101743311 gene encoding acyl-CoA Delta-9 desaturase — MAPLNIVDTPYSDLTKLEDSIENKPNNQANKPNNFEKTNTVDPYDEVKLNEPIFLAPIRKWEKRMGFVTPIRWTNAILITTFHVVTVVWGFYTLFYEKQKPMWQSVIFGIFMGQLAGFGVTAGAHRYWCHRSYKAKLPLQLILALCYSAAGQNTIYEWVRDHRVHHKFSETSADPHDANRGFFFSHIGWLMMKKHPDVVKQGSKIDMSDIIHDPVVIFCTKYFILFKITFCWIIPSALPVYAWGELWNIAILSQAFWRYMLSLHFTWSVNSFAHLWGNKPYDRYIMPCENKGVSIVAMGEGWHNYHHTFPWDYKAAELGVPNNTTTFLLDLFARIGWAYDLKQASPALVRAVAKQRGECKE; from the exons ATGGCACCTTTAAATATTGTGGATACACCGTACAGCGATCTAACAAAACTAGAAGACAGCATCGAAAACAAACCGAACAATCAAGCAAACAAACCTAATAACTTCGAAAAAACTAATACAGTTGATCCGTATGACGAAGTCAAACTTAATGAACCAATTTTCTTGGCTCCTATACGTAAATGGGAAAAAAGAATGGGTTTCGTGACACCCATAAGATGGACGAACGCTATTCTTATAACAACATTCCATGTGGTCACAGTTGTTTGGGGTTTTTAcacattattttatgaaaagcaAAAACCAATGTGGCAATCTGTTATATTTG GAATATTCATGGGACAGCTAGCAGGCTTTGGAGTGACAGCAGGCGCACATCGATACTGGTGCCATCGGTCATACAAAGCGAAACTACCATTGCAATTAATTTTGGCACTCTGCTACTCAGCAGCTGGACAA AATACAATCTACGAATGGGTTCGAGATCATCGTGTGCACCACAAATTCTCGGAAACCTCGGCCGACCCACATGATGCCAATCGTGGCTTTTTTTTCTCACATATCGGATGGCTTATGATGAAAAAACACCCAGACGTAGTGAAGCAGGGGTCCAAAATTGACATGAGTGACATCATCCACGACCCTGTTGTGATTTTCTGCACCAA ATACTTCATTTTGTTCAAAATAACATTCTGTTGGATAATACCATCGGCGCTTCCTGTCTACGCTTGGGGCGAATTGTGGAATATCGCCATTCTCTCCCAAGCATTCTGGAGATATATGCTCAGCTTGCACTTCACTTGGTCTGTCAATAGTTTTGCGCATCTATGGGGGAACAAACCTTACGATAG GTACATAATGCCGTGTGAAAACAAAGGAGTCTCTATTGTTGCAATGGGCGAGGGTTGGCATAATTACCACCACACTTTCCCTTGGGACTATAAAGCCGCTGAATTGGGTGTCCCAAACAATACCACAACTTTCTTACTAGATCTGTTCGCTAGAATAGGTTGGGCATATGACTTAAAACAAGCATCGCCAGCATTAGTCCGAGCTGTTGCTAAGCAGAGGGGAGAATGCAAGGAATGA